One window of the Benincasa hispida cultivar B227 chromosome 3, ASM972705v1, whole genome shotgun sequence genome contains the following:
- the LOC120072539 gene encoding uncharacterized protein LOC120072539 codes for MVKTKQGQNNPNHLSGSSNSVIDLDMHEDDSWVVVKKQKVTILVPPISIVTKSSTPNEEQRQLQPITQKVSNCQTEALAETCLESPATVLPSSSKTVNQQSSKSAGAHCNLTTKESSKQAITPLNPDEACDSRPCKVLGLLNSTKSMKQQQPRQLHYPGGFLTGGTLLNQRLRALNLERKLQKAGGLSRWLESLGLNQFVGIFQRKSINKFHLVNLTMKKLKDMGANAVGPRRKLIHAIECVCQPYNSETFERVYGI; via the coding sequence ATGGTGAAAACAAAGCAAGGACAGAATAATCCTAATCATCTTTCTGGCTCTTCAAACTCTGTTATTGATTTGGATATGCATGAAGATGATAGTTGGGTGGTGGTAAAGAAGCAGAAAGTCACAATCCTAGTGCCTCCTATTTCAATAGTAACAAAATCCTCAACTCCCAATGAAGAACAAAGGCAGCTGCAACCAATTACCCAAAAAGTATCTAATTGCCAAACAGAAGCTCTTGCAGAGACATGTCTTGAATCGCCCGCTACCGTGCTGCCATCATCTTCTAAAACTGTTAATCAACAAAGTTCAAAATCTGCTGGTGCTCATTGTAATTTGACAACGAAAGAGTCATCGAAGCAAgctatcacacccctaaatccAGATGAAGCTTGTGATTCAAGGCCTTGTAAGGTTTTAGGATTATTGAACAGCACAAAATCTATGAAGCAGCAGCAACCTAGACAGTTACATTACCCTGGTGGCTTTCTCACAGGAGGCACATTGTTAAATCAAAGACTCAGGGCACTTAATCTGGAGAGGAAGCTGCAAAAAGCTGGTGGTTTAAGCAGGTGGTTGGAGTCACTGGGACTGAACCAATTTGTGGGCATTTTCCAGAGAAAAAGTATCAATAAGTTTCACCTGGTAAATCTAACCATGAAAAAGCTGAAAGATATGGGTGCAAATGCGGTGGGGCCGCGTAGAAAACTGATACATGCAATTGAATGTGTCTGTCAACCCTACAATTCTGAAACTTTTGAACGGGTTTATGGGATTTAA